DNA sequence from the Candida dubliniensis CD36 chromosome 5, complete sequence genome:
tctatttttcaattcctGGATGAGCGTATCATTAAGAATATTCTCCTTTGGTGTTGGACCATTAGTTGATATGGGCTCAGTTACCCCATATGTCTTCGTATtcatctttattattagattaATTAAGAAGAATctataaaagaaaattttcaGGCATCGTATTTTTTGTCGCCACTCACGACTGAAAAAGTGTTCCACTTTTCTCGTTTTTCTTAGGTTGAAGACACATCTCTCTAATTTGCCCTTTGCTATAGAACTCGGACTTAGTGTATAGaaatatatttcaaatGTAACTATGACTATTCAATAAACataaatgaatatattaaaaataatgagTCAATTTATGGGTCCTtaaagggggggggggaggggtgaccaaaagaaaaagagtgGAATCATATGAATTACAATAGATTTCTAATTAGTTGGgcaaattaaatcaaactGACCAtggtgatgaagatgataatgatgatgatttactaactttattaaatttCTCCTAATCTATAATAGTTTACTAATAAAAGAATGAGAAAGAAAACACCGAAAGCAGAATCGAAATCAAAATCGAAATCGAAATCGAAatcaaaaaccaaaacttAATCAAAACCACCACAATAACTGGTAGAGGTggtatttttatttatttattaaaaatataaaaaaagaaaatgagtGCTGTAATATACATTATAAACTATGAATgggatttatttttatgatgatgaacaattaatttaattgcttgtttcattttaggatttgattgaatcaaatttaataattgactTTTAGTGTTGATATTAGTTGTGGTATTTAGTGAATTTATACTagtgttattattattattattattattattattattattactgtCAGGTGTATTCTTGATGTTATTTCCTTTGTtagatttaataatttgattaattaatttaacaCTGGCATTCATTGtaagtttattattaaaattatttaatttcaaatccattaagaatttaattaaaaattcaaatttatcttcaattgaattgaattgtttattatcaattatccCTGATATAATTGCTGGAAtgaattttatcaaattatttCGAGTATTTCTCTTTTGCATTTCcatagttgttgttgttgtggttgttgacggattagataataattcaaatgatttttgataatcatTCAAcacaattgatttgaacCACCAATATTCAATCCAATAGAGTATTTTAGGTTCACCAACATGTAATGAAtcttgattgatttgatccaataatgaatttatataatcaacactttttcttcctttattgtttctattgataaattggaaaatatcATTGGTTAAGCATttgatcaaataatttttacCCTCTGTATCattatgataataaaattgttgattatcTTTCATAAATTTGCctaatataattaatattttcaacaatttatcTGGAgtcaataatgataatgtttGAGCAAAAGATCTTATAGTTTGATGgaatttattcttttcctttcttgTTAAATTCCATTTAAATTGTAATGCAAATtgactattattattagtggCGGTGGTGGTCATAACTTCATGATTATCATTGCTGCTACCACCAGATTGTTTGGGGACAGTTAATTGTATCAATCgatcaaaaataatacagACCAATGTAGGATCTATATCATCACTACCACGTAGTAACGATGCACGATTGATTTCAAGTAATGCGTTCCtagatttgatttgttttgatttagccaatttaattaattggtCCAATTCCATTGTTTCAGATCGGtataaatacaaatatcGATTGATTAAAACTCGAGTGAATTTATGTTCatgataattatattttaaaatcaaattttcaatttgccaacaatttaatttattaacaatatcaattgattgaataatGTTTAATCGgattttttcatcaaatttattaaatactTCATTACAATCTTTAATATTTTCCAGAAAAggaatcaaaatatttaaacATTCCATGATTAATGATTCATTTAATAGATtcatattttctttataaaTGATTTGTAATCGTGGAGGGTCGTTCAACAAGTTCCGagttaattcattaattattattttatttttagtcctcttcttcttctggttTTGTTGAGTAATTGGAACtattgttgattgattatatgCCAGATAAATAGTATATGGTTTGACCAAGTTTTCCCGTAATATATACAAGATGtccaattcatttaatttcgTTTCCTTGTCAtggataataaatttgcTTGCCTCTATAAATGGAATAATATCCCTTGGAGGTTTAATAATGTCTTGGTTGCTGTTCTTTGGGACgaaatttgttgatgaacTAAAAGATGGGAATATCAGACTTAGCCACCCAGGTTGGGAAGTAATGTGTGGGAATTGCAATAAATAGTTTTGAATAATGCCTTTCTTACCCTTTGAtgtttcttgttgttgtaaaattaatttcattactCGTTTAAGATATAATACGTCAAGTGCAAATGTATCTTGATTTTGATCCTGTTGACAATTAGAATAATATTTCtctaattcatttaaattataaatttgattgatatcCATAGAAATTTGTAAcatttgttcaatattAAAATCAGGTTTacaaatatattcaattgaatcaatgatttgttgaagcatattattttcattaatattttgaggcaaatttattatcaaatccaataaattaaatttataacTCCCagatttgtttattaaataattgtGAATTGTTTCTAAAAATTCATCTAATTCATTCAAagtgttattattattattgttattgttacaAGAATCCAAAAATAATTGCCAAcataaatgaaatttccTATGATATAATAATCGTTCAATgtataatttcttcaaagACGTCTCTgaagatattgaagatgaggaaaatgataatgatgctATACCATCATAATAATGTAAATATATTCTTggatcaattaatattggatcatatgataatattgtaaataatttattctcaaaatcaattgatcgTTTTAATTCATTGGATAAATTTGGTATTTGTTCAATaagattttgaattggTTCATCAAGAAATCTTTCATTTTGTgctattaataaatcactTAAATATTTGGAAATCTTATGTGGGATAgaatattcatttattggGATGGTCtttgtagtagtagtagtagtagaagGCTGATCTGTTTGttcaaaaaatgatttagatGTTGATAGTcgtttttgttgataaaatattaatcTATAAACTGATAGAAATGCAGATGATGAACAAGAAGTCTTTATTATAGGTAGATTATTCGGTCGACTTCGATATATTAGGAGTGGTGatatattttgatattttaacATTCTAAATCAACTATAGTATAAGATATGTCATTCCCAGTATCTTGCTTCTTCTcctccaaaaaaaaaaaaaactaatcTCTTAATCTctattttgaataattatcCTTAATGTATATACAAGTATGAATGGTTGTTCtgttcttttctttttggttaAAGGATtggaaaatgaatttgataaaatgaattaaaaaaaattttcgGTTTTCGTTTTTGCgaatgaaatgaaatcaaaaaagaatcaacCACCACAATTACAACCACCATCAACTATCAATAACTACAACGTTATAAGCTTATTTCCTCCATATCGGTGTATGTATCTGCTATAATCCCTACAACTAATcaattaccaccaccacaccTAAGTATAACTCCCAGTTTTACCACCTTACCACTTTAGCCTTGTTCTTATTCTAGTaaatgttgttgtgttGAATATACATTATAATATGGCACAAGTTATTTGGAATTCTGACATTGATGTTTATAATAAAGATGTTATGCCAATAAATATAGCAGAAAATATTGTCAAATATTTACCGATTcaagatttattatcattttcacAAGTTTCAAAGAATTGTCATTTAGCAGTAAATGATCCTAAATTATGGGTATCAATGTTAAAAGGAATGAGAGTATGGCAAGAATCCAAACAATTAACTAAACAAGATATtaaatctaataaatttggaaattatttaaatgatcCATTAACATGTATGGATTATATTTATCgatcaaataaaaatgcTAAATTTCAAGTgattaaaatatataaatgttTACATGAAttttataatgatttattaattcaacaaaattataatcgattaaaaatttttaaacgATTTCAAACTCCTCAAGATCAAGttaaaattttgaaaaatttacggaaatttaataaaattgattatattgaatcaacaagaattatagctaatgaaaaaatcatGCAATTATTTGAACTTTTAGAAAATGCTTTATTACGTGAATTAGAAATTCATTTTGATCTTGAAGATTATATCAAGACTAAACAATTTgttaatattttaattgatttaaataataacaataataataatcaacaaatattaattgatttcttcttACAGAAAAGTATATTTGATGAGAATAtagaattatttaatttagagaattatgatgaaatgaaatatttcaaaattaatgaaaaaaggggtgaagaagaagaaaaaattgatagtATTGAGAAACtgattaataatgatggtattgatgaattgataattaataTTGCCAAAGTATTCAATCAACAAAGTcatataattgatttaattttccCTCAATCAATACCTATGATGTATAAAGTTAGTGAAGAATTAATTTCCAATCAATTGAgtgaattattaatgttattaattgaatcactgaaaaaatttggatTATATTCAGAGTTAGTACCGATGatttatgaaaaattgaccatgaatttatttattgagAAATTAAACCCTTCCAAAAATGTTGGTGAAAgttatcatcaattaataattgaattaactGATATGCTGTTTGAATCATTTACTGCTGAATATATGAGAGAAGAAGTTGGatcatttaaaaataatactaaaagaaaattattagattgGGAACAATTGATATCTAAAAGAGAACAAGAAACTTCACAAAAGATTCTTGATCGAGTCAAGATTGAAactaaaaatgattttttaactagttttaaaaatgttttcacaataaattcatcgaaaaataaacaaccCATCGATAATAGTAAGCATAGCcatgatgataattcaCAACTGCAAGAAGAAGTGGAAGCATATTCCGAAATTCAAGCTAAAGCGAAAATTTTATCggaaaatattaaatcattagataaaattttcaatccaGAATTAACTGTGgaaattttaaatgattGTCGAATATCGATTCATCgattattaaaatttcaaaatttttcaatagcTTCTGTAAGACAAGATATTTtccaatcaattcaaaattgttttgtagaattgattgaattaattaatctGGATCATTTATTACCTGGATTTGATCGAGCTTTAACTTATTTACAAACTTATAATCCTAAATCATCAACGTATACCAAATCACATAATGAAACTTTTGATCAaccattaattttatttttcaatttaattaatatggcggatattattattcaaatgattgatattttttataaacaaGAGATTTTAATTACtcaacaaaatgaaaattctATTTTAAATCCAAgtttacaaaataaaaaaaaattagaagCAATAGTTGATAAATATGTTGCTGATGGATTAAATattggaattgaaattttaataGATCAAGTGgaaacaatttatcaacaaaatttatCTGATAAAGATTATTATCCTGACCAACAAGAgaaacagcaacagcaacagcaacaaacAGAATCAGAACAATATTCACAAGCAATACCAATACCAACACCATCAAAACCCAATACTTTATCCAATTTCGGACCTACAGAAGCAGCAATTAAAGCAACTGAAATATTAGAACAAaatatgaatttattaGTTGATAGTGctgataaatcaatagtTGATGTTTTCCAACAAGAAATTGCTGAAagatttttccaaattattgttaaatcattaaaattaCAAACAATTTCTGTAATGGGAGCCACTAGATTAATTAgtgatttaaatttatattttaaatttattaataataatgttaaatcaaataaacgATTAATATTACCTTTATATCAAGCATTAATTAAGATTggtaatatatatttaattagTGGTGAtgattcaaaatcaattggtaAATTAGTTAGTGATTTATCTAAATTTAATGGAATTTTCAgtcaagaagaaatttatGAATTTGTTCAAAGAAGACAAGATTggtcaattattaaaaaacaTGTGGAAAAAGTTATGTatggatttggatttggtgATTGTACCATTAGTTAGAAGAGTGAAAAGGAGGAGTAGTATTTAATCATTGAATagaattaattatattataaatgaataaatgaataaatgaatgaagGTATGGATATTGTTAATTGGTTATAAGTAAAGTAaagttgataaatcaagGTCGTGTGAGACCAAGATGAGTTTTGctgataaatttttttattctctTTAATGAATGCTCAAATCAATCacccccccctcccccaaacagtattgttttcaaatgCATATCAATCAAgttgtttaattaattattaatgaatagCCTGTTTATAATTAAAGTTCCTATAAGGAGTTATTTACCAGAACAATTTCTACGACGATCTGTTACTAGAGTTACACCATCATTactaatatatatatcaaaacGTCATAATTCAACCacccaacaacaacaacaacaggaGGAGcaagtattattattagaacCTCAAGATAgatttaattatattaaacTGTTAAAACTGAGGAAAGAAATAaggaaaaatttaaatcgTATTTAtagattgaaaaatattaatttcactaaagaattaattgaattaaatgaatatgattatgattatgaacataaatataaatcaatattgaaTAGAATTTCTAAAGATTATTTATATGAAGATATATGTGAATTAATACTTGAAGGAGATTTATCAACATTGAAGAgaataaatttaaagaatATAAGACCAAAAATAGATTCAGAGGATcataattcttcatcacaAAGTAATGATGCTTCTGATACTTCTATTGGtgaatatattaataaatttttattaatattaatcaatGAAGGTGAATATATCAAagcaattaaatttatgattcgatttattaataaatataaagatgaaattccattaccaataattcaatatgaaacatttcaatttttacttaatcaaattgataataatagtactattgatgatttatctaTGATTAATTATGGATTATTACAAATTTGTGTGAATCATTATCAAggaattgaagaattaaaagattatgaaatgttattattattaaaaatttttaataaaaatttaattcatgGGAATTATTTTagtaattattattatgattggttattaattaaaaattgtgAATTCcttaattttattaataatgaaaaatatagtaaattatattttcaattaatatgtcaaatgttgaaaactaattta
Encoded proteins:
- a CDS encoding endocytic membrane traffic recycling protein, putative (Similar to S. cerevisiae RCY1;~In S. cerevisiae: involved in recycling plasma membrane proteins internalized by endocytosis) — translated: MAQVIWNSDIDVYNKDVMPINIAENIVKYLPIQDLLSFSQVSKNCHLAVNDPKLWVSMLKGMRVWQESKQLTKQDIKSNKFGNYLNDPLTCMDYIYRSNKNAKFQVIKIYKCLHEFYNDLLIQQNYNRLKIFKRFQTPQDQVKILKNLRKFNKIDYIESTRIIANEKIMQLFELLENALLRELEIHFDLEDYIKTKQFVNILIDLNNNNNNNQQILIDFFLQKSIFDENIELFNLENYDEMKYFKINEKRGEEEEKIDSIEKSINNDGIDELIINIAKVFNQQSHIIDLIFPQSIPMMYKVSEELISNQLSELLMLLIESSKKFGLYSELVPMIYEKLTMNLFIEKLNPSKNVGESYHQLIIELTDMSFESFTAEYMREEVGSFKNNTKRKLLDWEQLISKREQETSQKILDRVKIETKNDFLTSFKNVFTINSSKNKQPIDNSKHSHDDNSQSQEEVEAYSEIQAKAKILSENIKSLDKIFNPELTVEILNDCRISIHRLLKFQNFSIASVRQDIFQSIQNCFVELIELINSDHLLPGFDRALTYLQTYNPKSSTYTKSHNETFDQPLILFFNLINMADIIIQMIDIFYKQEILITQQNENSILNPSLQNKKKLEAIVDKYVADGLNIGIEILIDQVETIYQQNLSDKDYYPDQQEKQQQQQQQTESEQYSQAIPIPTPSKPNTLSNFGPTEAAIKATEILEQNMNLLVDSADKSIVDVFQQEIAERFFQIIVKSLKLQTISVMGATRLISDLNLYFKFINNNVKSNKRLILPLYQALIKIGNIYLISGDDSKSIGKLVSDLSKFNGIFSQEEIYEFVQRRQDWSIIKKHVEKVMYGFGFGDCTIS